The nucleotide sequence TATAAAAGGCAGATCGGATTTCACTTTAGTTGATGTCAGAGATGAAGAAACATTCAATCAGTATTATATTCCCACAGCTATCAGCATTCCGTTAATACAATTACCAGAATCTGAACTATTACGTAATCAAAAAATAATACTCTATGCTGATGATGATGTTAATGCAGCTCAGGCTTGGTTCATCCTGAAATCAAATAATTTTAAGGGAGTTTAAGCTTGATGTTAATACATCTAAGGAAATGATAGTTCAATTTGAAAAAGTAAAGGAGATGAGTAAATACTTTGGCGGATCAGCACAGTCAGATTCAACACAGGTTTCTGAAATAAAAGTCAATCTGCCAACTCCGAAAGGAAATACACAGTCAAATGTCAGCAAGCCAAAGAAAAAGAAAAGAGAGGGCTGTTAAAAGTGTATCCTGAATTTATTCCAGGTTTCCCGTTGGTAAAAAATAAGTTCAAAAGCAGTAATTGCTGATACAAGATTTCAAACTTGAAATTCTATAAATAAAATTTTATTTTTAGATAAGAATAATTCCTATCTAATAATTTTTATTTATGACAAAAATAAAACACGACATTCATTTAAAAGACAGCAATTTAAAAGTTACCCCTCAAAGAATTGCTGTTCTTGAAGCATTGAACAATTTAAAGAATCATCCCACTGCTGATAAAATAAAAGAATATGTAATTAAGAATCATCCGAACATTGCAGTTGGTACCATCTACAAAACTCTCGAAACATTTGTTGAAAAAGGATTGGTCAAAAAAGTAAAGACAGAAAAAGATGTGATGAGGTATGATGCTATACTCGATCATCATCATCATTTGTATTGTGAGGATACCGAACGCATAGAGGATTTCTTTGATGATCAGTTGAATGATATGATTGAAGAATATTTTAAGAAAAAGAAAATCCCGAACTTCAAAGTGAAAGATGTTAAACTTCAGATAATCGGAACTTTTAAGAAATAAAATTAATTGAATAATCTATTAACCTTTAAAACATCAGGAGAATTAATATGAGTGATGAAAGTAAATGCCCGGTAACCGGAAGAACTTCATTCGGAAGAGGTACATCAAATAAAGAGTGGTGGCCAAACCAATTAAATCTTGGAATACTTCACCAGCACCATCCGGCATCAAACCCGTTGGGTCCTAAATTTGACTATGCAAAAGAATTCAGCAAGATTGATTACAAAGCACTTAAAAAAGATTTGTATTCGTTGATGACTGACTCACAGGATTGGTGGCCCGCAGATTGGGGTCATTATGGTGGTTTGTTTATTCGAATGGCATGGCATAGTGCTGGCACTTACCGAACCGCTGACGGACGCGGCGGTGGTGGAACTGGTAATCAACGTTTTGCTCCGGTAAATAGCTGGCCTGATAATGCTAACCTCGATAAAGCGCGAAGACTTCTTTGGCCGATCAAACAGAAATATGGAAACAAAATTTCCTGGGCTGATCTGCTTATCTTAGCCGGTAATTGTGCGATGGAATCAATGGGATTTAAAACTTTTGGCTTTGGTGGTGGACGCGAAGACATTTGGCAGCCAGAAGAGGATATCTATTGGGGAAAAGAAGATACATGGCTTGGTGATAAACGTTACAGCGGTGACCGTGAACTTGAAAATCCATTAGCTGCCGTTCAGATGGGACTTATTTATGTAAATCCCGAAGGTCCGAATGGAAATCCCGATCCGGTAGCTTCAGGTCGTGATGTGCGCGAAACGTTCAAACGCATGGCTATGGATGCTGAAGAAACTGCAGCACTTACAGCAGGTGGACATACATTTGGTAAAATGCATGGTGCCGGTGATCCAAAATTAGTGGGTCGTGAACCGGAAGCTGCACCTATTGAAGAACAAGGTTTGGGATGGATAAACAAATTCAAATCAGGAAAAGGCATTCACCAAACAACAAGTGGTTTGGAAGGTGCATGGAAACCTAATCCTACAAAATGGGATAATGGTTACTTCGATATGCTCTTTGGATATGAGTGGGAGAAAGTTAAAAGTCCGGCTGGTGCTTGGCAATGGCAGGCGAAGGATGTTAAACCGGAACACATGATACCTGACGCTCATGATCCATCAAAGAAATATCCTCCCACGATGACAACTGCAGATATGGCGTTACGTTTTGATCCGGTATTTGAACCTATCTCAAGGCGATTCCATAAAGATCCAAAAGCTTTTGCAGATGCATTTGCAAGAGCATGGTTTAAACTTACTCACAGAGATATGGGACCGAAAGCCCGTTACCTCGGACCTGAAGTTCCAAAAGAAAATCTTATCTGGCAGGATCCGATTCCCGCAGTTAATCATAAACTGATTGGTAAAACAGAAATCGCAAATCTTAAGAAGAAGATTTTAGATTCCAGACTTTCAATTGCAGAATTAGTTTATACTGCGTGGTCGTCAGCATCTACTTTTCGTGGTTCTGATTTTCGCGGAGGTGCAAACGGTGCCCGAATTCGTTTAGAACCACAAAAGGATTGGGAAGTCAATCAGCCAACACAACTTGAAAAAGTCCTTAAAGTATTGAAAGGAATTCAAAAAGAATTTAACAATCGTAAAGATGGTAAAAAAGTTTCTCTGGCTGATCTGATTGTTCTTGGTGGATGTGCTGCAATTGAATCAGCAGCTAAGGCTGCGGGCTCGAAAATAGAAGTTCCTTTTACGCCTGGAAGAATGGATTCATCACAAGCTCAGACTGATGTAGAATCATTCACATTATTAGAACCTGAAGCAGATGGATTCCGTAATTATCAGAAGAAAGCTTACTCAATATCAGCAGAAGAAATGCTTGTTGATAAATCGCAGCTTCTTACTCTAAGTGCACCGGAGATGACAGTGCTTGTTGGTGGATTACGTGTACTTGGTGGAAACTACGGTGGTTCCAATCATGGAGTGTTTACAAACCGGGTTGGTAAACTCACTAACGATTTCTTTGTTAATTTGCTTGATATGGGAACCAAGTGGCACCCAACCTCAGAAAAAGGTGATACATTTGAAGGAAGAGATCGTAAAACAAACGAACTCAAATGGACGGCAACACGAGTAGATTTAATATTCGGATCGAACTCACAACTTCGAGCACTTGCTGAAGTCTATGCACAGGATGATGCAAAAGGAAAATTCGTTAAGGATTTTGTCGCAGCATGGAATAAAGTAATGAATCTTGACCGTTTCGATTTGAAATAATTAATGCTTGAGTCATTCTGAGTTCCGATGAAATCGGGACGAAGAATCTCAAACCTCTAACTTAGAAAGGGCATCACTACGATGCCCTTTTTGGTTTTGCAAATAATTTCTTGTATTTAATGAATAAATAGAAAAAAATAATGAGTGTTGTAAACCTCTCCAATGAAAACTTCTCCGAAGTCACAGATGTTTTCTGCGAATCATTCTATAATTACCCTGTAATGAAATATGTTCTTGGCGAAAAAGAAGATTACGATGAACGGCTTCGAAAACTGATTACATTTTTTGTTTCTGCAAGAGCAATTAGAAATGAACCTTTACTTGGCATATATAATTCAACCAACCTACTCCTTGCTACTGCTACTGTAACCTTACCTGGAGAAATTTCTTCACCACCGGAATTAATCAAACTGCGAGATAAACTCTGGGAAGAAATCGGTGCAGAAGAAAAAGTTCGATATGAAAAGTATGGGCTTATTGCATCTAATCTACTTCCAAAAGAACCACATCATCACTTGAATATGATCGGAGTGAGAAATGCTTACCAGGGAAAAGGTTATGCTCGTAAGTTAATTGATGAAGTTGAAAAATTAGTCTCAGAACATCCAACAAGCACAGGTCTGAGTCTCAACACAGAAGTTGAAACGAATGTAAATTTTTATCTTCACTTTGGGTTTCAATTAAATGGTCAAGCTAAAATTGATGATAAGTTAAATACCTGGGGATTTTTTATGCAAAGAAATAAAAAAAATTAGAAAATCTTTTTTTATTATTTACTTAGTAACAAATAATAAAATGATGTTGATAGAAAATAACGAATGCGTTTAAGTCCTTTTTTATTCTTCGAATTTTTCCAGCAAAAATTTACAATCTTTTTGAACTGCGGAAACATAGACATTATTTCTTCAATTTCTTTTGAGTAAACGCTCTTCCTCTTTGCAGCAAATTTTTGAAAAAGCTTTTTAAAAAATGGTGCCAGCAAATAATACCAGATAAAAGTAATCATCAGAGCTCTCACAAGCATAAAAATTACAGACACAGCCGCATTATTTTCGAGTTCATCGGAGGAATATGATAATACGATTACACCTGCGGAAAGAAGAATGATGAAAATCCCGGTAGGTCGTAAAAACCAATTCTTCTTTTTTCTACTTCCTTTCTTCGGAATATCCTCAATAATGTTATTCTCAATCAAAGTTGGTACTACTTTTTTGTAGTAATCGATTTTGTTTGGAAGTTTTCCGGCATAAATTCCAATAAACAATCCGGCAGCTACATGAAGCGACAAATAAATTCCAACTAAAAAATATCCATAGTTAATGTCAGGATTAGTTATCCCTAAAAATTCTGACGACACTTGTTCTATAAAAAGATTTAGTGATTCCCAAAGTGTATTACCAAAAAGAATGGTAAGAATAATTATTTTTTGCAATCCGGATAAAAAGAGAACTAATAATCCGAGTAACAAAGTCGATAATTTGTAAAACTTTTTTGTTGAGAAAAACAAAAATCCCAACACACCCTGGAGAGAAACTGCTAAATACGCAGTGAGAGGAGAGTGAGGACTAACTACAGCTTTGATCAATACTACTATCAGTGTTGCTTTCAGGACGTCTTTATTGTTTTTCGAAAACAAAGCTATCAAAGAAATAAAAAGAACTGCAGCAGATGCAATAAATATTCCTCTGAATGGAATTTTCAGCGCATGCAATATTCCACCAAACGCAGATTCACTAAAAGCCCAGAGAGCAGTGATTCTTAATACACTAAGTTGTTCATTGCTTGTAATCGATTTTGAAGCCTGAGTATTTTGTTCAGTGTTTATCATAAAATTTTAGCGAAACAAATATGGTTATTTAGTTCTGTCTGTAAAAACCTGAAAGCATTTCTCAAAACCCGACTTGGAAGTCAAAATTAATTGTATTTGATTTTCATTTATATACTTGTGTGCCTATATTTGCCAAAAAAGTATATTAACTAATTACACAATTTATGCAAAAACATTTCAATATCGCAGTTTTAGGAGGTGGTCCAGGTGGTTATGTAGCTGCTATCCGTGCGGGTCAACTTGGATTTAAGACAGTTGTGATTGATAAAGATAATCTTGGTGGAATTTGCCTTAATTGGGGGTGCATTCCTACCAAATCGCTTCTTAAAAATGCTGAGATTTATGACCAGATTAAAAATCACGGTGATGACTTTGGAATTAAAACTACCGGTCTCAATTTCGATTTTAATAAGATAATTAAACGAAGCAGAGATGTATCAGACCGAATCTCAAAAAATGTTGAACTGCTCATCAAAAAAAATAAAGTGGATAGAATAAGAGGATTCGGAAAACTTTCTTCAAAGAATACAATCGATATCTTAGATGATAAGGGAAAAATAATTGAAACAATTTCTGCTGATAAAATAATTATTGCTACTGGTGCGAGACCACGAAATATTTCAGCGATCCCTGTTGACAGAAAAAACATCATTACAAGTACAGAAGCGATGATACTTGAAACTCTTCCAAAAGAATTAATTGTAATTGGCGCCGGAGCAATAGGAATTGAATTTGCTTATTTTTATTCGGCACTCGGAACAAAAGTTACGGTAATTGAAATGCTCAAGCATATTCTCCCAATTGAAGATGAAGAAGTTTCAATTGCTCTTGAAAAGAATTTTAAGAAAAGAGGTATTGAGATTCTGACAAGTGCAACAGTTGAAAAAGCTGAAGTGAAAGGAAATAAAGTTAATGTAACTGTTAATGTAAATGGAGAGAAGAAAATCCTGTCTGCTGAAAAAGTATTGAACGCAATTGGAGTGGTTGGAAATGTTGAGGGAATCGGACTTGAAGAACTCGGAATTCAAATTGAGAAAAATCATATCAAAGTAAACAAAGAAACTTATGAAACGAATCTTCCTGGACTTTTTGCAATCGGTGATGTAATTGGTCCACCATGGTTAGCACACGTTGCTTCAGCAGAAGGAATTCATTGCGTTGAGCATATTAAGGGATTACACAATCCTCCAATTGATTATGATAATATTCCCGGCGGTACTTATTGCCAGCCGCAAGTTGCCAGTGTAGGATTAACGGAAGCAAAAGCAAAAGAAAAAGGATACGAAATCAAAGTTGGAAAATTTCCGTTTATGGCGAGTGGAAAAGCTTTCGCGATTGGTGAACGAGAAGGTTTTGTAAAAATGATATTTGATGCTAAGTATGGTGAAATTCTCGGGGCTCATATTATTGGTAGTGAAGCTACTGAGATGATTGCAGAAGTAACTTTAGCCCGTTCACTCGAAGCAACAGGTGAATCCATAATCAAAACTATTCACGCACATCCAACTTTATCAGAATCAATAATGGAAGCCGCTGCTCAGGCTTATGGAGAAGCAATTCATATTTAATGGATGATGTTAAATCGAAAATGGAAGATGAAGAATAAAATTCTAACATACTGCGATTTGGGATTTATTGATTATAAAGAAGCATGGGACTTGCAGCATGAAATTCATACAAAAAGAGTTTCAAACGAAGTTGAAGATTTTATTTTTCTGCTTGAGCATCCGAATACTTATACACTGGGTAAAACAGCGCATAAAGAAAATCTTGTTGGTTCCGAAAATTATTTGAGGGAAAACCAGATTTCAGTTTACGATATTGATCGTGGTGGTGATATCACTTATCACGGTCCGGGACAAATTGTCGGTTATCCGATAATTGATTTAAATAGGTGGCACAATGACACTCACAAATATTTGAGAGCACTTGAAGAGGTGATTATAAAAACCTGCAGTGAATTTGGTCTGGATTGTGAAAGAAATGAAAAGCATACTGGAGTTTGGTTAGCGGACAGAAAAATCGCAGCTATCGGAATTAAAGTCAGCAGATGGGTAACAATGCACGGATTTGCTTTCAATGTTAACACTGATTTGAATTTATTTAATGGAATAATTCCCTGTGGTATTCAGGATAAATCGGTTACATCGCTAAAAAAAGAATTAGGAAAAGAAATATCAGTCGCTGAAGTGAAAGAAAAAATTCTTAAAAACTTCTTTGACTTATTCAGTTATGATGAGCTTGCTTCTTTGAAGAAGCAGGAACTATTTCAAACAAAATTTAGTCTCACAAATTAGAAGAGTTTTTCAATGGCAAAGAAAAATTTAAACCAAGTAATCGAATCCGGAAAAAAAAGTGATACCAAAGAAAAACCAACTAATGG is from Ignavibacteriota bacterium and encodes:
- a CDS encoding rhodanese-like domain-containing protein, which translates into the protein MKKFFINMNTQKKLAFTALTFGIIALFAGSPYSGSHVKVNMKDVALSTVNNSDKIRSLELADWIIKGRSDFTLVDVRDEETFNQYYIPTAISIPLIQLPESELLRNQKIILYADDDVNAAQAWFILKSNNFKGV
- the lpdA gene encoding dihydrolipoyl dehydrogenase — its product is MQKHFNIAVLGGGPGGYVAAIRAGQLGFKTVVIDKDNLGGICLNWGCIPTKSLLKNAEIYDQIKNHGDDFGIKTTGLNFDFNKIIKRSRDVSDRISKNVELLIKKNKVDRIRGFGKLSSKNTIDILDDKGKIIETISADKIIIATGARPRNISAIPVDRKNIITSTEAMILETLPKELIVIGAGAIGIEFAYFYSALGTKVTVIEMLKHILPIEDEEVSIALEKNFKKRGIEILTSATVEKAEVKGNKVNVTVNVNGEKKILSAEKVLNAIGVVGNVEGIGLEELGIQIEKNHIKVNKETYETNLPGLFAIGDVIGPPWLAHVASAEGIHCVEHIKGLHNPPIDYDNIPGGTYCQPQVASVGLTEAKAKEKGYEIKVGKFPFMASGKAFAIGEREGFVKMIFDAKYGEILGAHIIGSEATEMIAEVTLARSLEATGESIIKTIHAHPTLSESIMEAAAQAYGEAIHI
- the lipB gene encoding lipoyl(octanoyl) transferase LipB; its protein translation is MKNKILTYCDLGFIDYKEAWDLQHEIHTKRVSNEVEDFIFLLEHPNTYTLGKTAHKENLVGSENYLRENQISVYDIDRGGDITYHGPGQIVGYPIIDLNRWHNDTHKYLRALEEVIIKTCSEFGLDCERNEKHTGVWLADRKIAAIGIKVSRWVTMHGFAFNVNTDLNLFNGIIPCGIQDKSVTSLKKELGKEISVAEVKEKILKNFFDLFSYDELASLKKQELFQTKFSLTN
- a CDS encoding transcriptional repressor, whose translation is MTKIKHDIHLKDSNLKVTPQRIAVLEALNNLKNHPTADKIKEYVIKNHPNIAVGTIYKTLETFVEKGLVKKVKTEKDVMRYDAILDHHHHLYCEDTERIEDFFDDQLNDMIEEYFKKKKIPNFKVKDVKLQIIGTFKK
- the katG gene encoding catalase/peroxidase HPI — translated: MSDESKCPVTGRTSFGRGTSNKEWWPNQLNLGILHQHHPASNPLGPKFDYAKEFSKIDYKALKKDLYSLMTDSQDWWPADWGHYGGLFIRMAWHSAGTYRTADGRGGGGTGNQRFAPVNSWPDNANLDKARRLLWPIKQKYGNKISWADLLILAGNCAMESMGFKTFGFGGGREDIWQPEEDIYWGKEDTWLGDKRYSGDRELENPLAAVQMGLIYVNPEGPNGNPDPVASGRDVRETFKRMAMDAEETAALTAGGHTFGKMHGAGDPKLVGREPEAAPIEEQGLGWINKFKSGKGIHQTTSGLEGAWKPNPTKWDNGYFDMLFGYEWEKVKSPAGAWQWQAKDVKPEHMIPDAHDPSKKYPPTMTTADMALRFDPVFEPISRRFHKDPKAFADAFARAWFKLTHRDMGPKARYLGPEVPKENLIWQDPIPAVNHKLIGKTEIANLKKKILDSRLSIAELVYTAWSSASTFRGSDFRGGANGARIRLEPQKDWEVNQPTQLEKVLKVLKGIQKEFNNRKDGKKVSLADLIVLGGCAAIESAAKAAGSKIEVPFTPGRMDSSQAQTDVESFTLLEPEADGFRNYQKKAYSISAEEMLVDKSQLLTLSAPEMTVLVGGLRVLGGNYGGSNHGVFTNRVGKLTNDFFVNLLDMGTKWHPTSEKGDTFEGRDRKTNELKWTATRVDLIFGSNSQLRALAEVYAQDDAKGKFVKDFVAAWNKVMNLDRFDLK
- a CDS encoding GNAT family N-acetyltransferase; its protein translation is MSVVNLSNENFSEVTDVFCESFYNYPVMKYVLGEKEDYDERLRKLITFFVSARAIRNEPLLGIYNSTNLLLATATVTLPGEISSPPELIKLRDKLWEEIGAEEKVRYEKYGLIASNLLPKEPHHHLNMIGVRNAYQGKGYARKLIDEVEKLVSEHPTSTGLSLNTEVETNVNFYLHFGFQLNGQAKIDDKLNTWGFFMQRNKKN